In Fibrobacter sp. UWEL, the following proteins share a genomic window:
- a CDS encoding ABC transporter ATP-binding protein, whose protein sequence is MLSNKPVVFSAKRISKDFGAGKNLKSAVKDVSFDIYDEEFISIVGGSGCGKSVLAKIMLGLYEPTRGQFLYRDKPIKNLKAHWNEVQSVFQDPFGCFNQFFTIRSQLEDALNILKDKPSKEEIRRRVDEGLMAVNVKPEDIEGKYPFELSGGQMQRMLLARIFALRPKVLIADEATSMVDACVRANILDYLRKLKDELKMTVVFVTHDIGLANYVSDRIFIMHDGKIVNQGTPEEVLDNTNEPHTLRLLDDIPEVHKTEWIKNSHRSKK, encoded by the coding sequence ATGCTGTCTAATAAGCCCGTTGTTTTCTCTGCCAAGCGCATCAGCAAGGACTTTGGTGCCGGTAAGAATCTGAAGTCTGCTGTGAAGGACGTTTCCTTCGACATTTACGACGAAGAATTCATCTCCATCGTGGGTGGTTCTGGTTGCGGTAAGTCCGTTCTCGCTAAGATCATGCTTGGCCTGTACGAACCCACTCGCGGTCAGTTCCTCTATCGCGACAAGCCCATCAAGAACCTGAAGGCTCACTGGAACGAAGTCCAGTCTGTGTTCCAGGACCCGTTTGGCTGCTTCAACCAGTTCTTTACTATCCGTAGCCAGCTGGAAGACGCTCTGAACATCCTGAAGGACAAGCCCTCCAAGGAAGAAATCCGCCGCCGCGTTGACGAAGGCCTCATGGCTGTGAACGTTAAGCCCGAAGACATCGAAGGCAAGTATCCCTTCGAACTGTCCGGTGGTCAGATGCAGCGTATGCTTCTCGCCCGTATCTTCGCCCTCCGTCCGAAGGTGTTGATCGCTGACGAAGCTACCTCCATGGTGGACGCCTGCGTTCGTGCAAACATCCTGGATTATCTCCGTAAGTTGAAAGACGAACTGAAGATGACCGTGGTGTTCGTGACCCACGATATCGGTCTTGCAAACTACGTTTCTGACCGTATCTTCATTATGCACGACGGTAAGATCGTGAACCAGGGTACTCCGGAAGAAGTTCTGGATAACACCAACGAACCGCACACCCTGCGTTTGCTGGACGATATCCCCGAAGTCCACAAGACTGAATGGATCAAGAACAGCCATCGTTCTAAGAAGTAG
- a CDS encoding ABC transporter ATP-binding protein → MSDNVFEVENLGLYYLGRFGDKTHAVTDVSFSMKQGEILGIAGESGCGKSTLVSGLMGMCIPPLYPEKGDVRVKSGDKMESLMNRSIEDVRANVLAQKVSMIPQGAFNALNPVRKIKDIAADVIAAHQQPGKKMDAAEIYKRLCERFDLFGMDTQRVLNSYPIQLTAGERQRSVIGISTLLNPQMVIADEPTSALDVSTQKEVISMIFDLLDKGIFSTMIFITHELPLLYHVADNIAIMYAGEIVEMGTAEQVVKDPRHPYTQALMGAMLSTEASQRTRHPEAIEGAPPSLKNKIVGCRFAPRCKKACPDCKKNTQNIRIVGGRQVRCDYAV, encoded by the coding sequence ATGTCTGATAATGTATTTGAAGTAGAAAACCTCGGCCTCTATTACTTGGGTCGTTTCGGCGACAAGACTCACGCAGTTACCGACGTGTCCTTCTCCATGAAGCAGGGCGAAATCCTCGGTATCGCTGGTGAATCTGGTTGCGGTAAGTCCACTCTCGTGTCCGGCCTTATGGGCATGTGCATTCCTCCTCTCTATCCTGAGAAGGGTGATGTCCGCGTGAAGTCCGGCGACAAGATGGAATCCCTCATGAACCGTTCCATCGAAGACGTCCGTGCAAATGTCCTCGCACAGAAGGTCTCCATGATTCCTCAGGGCGCATTCAACGCTCTGAACCCGGTTCGTAAGATTAAGGACATCGCTGCCGACGTGATCGCTGCTCACCAGCAGCCCGGCAAGAAGATGGACGCCGCTGAAATCTACAAGCGTCTTTGCGAACGTTTCGACTTGTTCGGCATGGACACTCAGCGCGTGCTGAATTCCTATCCTATCCAGCTGACCGCAGGTGAACGCCAGCGTTCCGTGATCGGTATCTCCACCTTGCTCAACCCGCAGATGGTGATCGCTGACGAACCGACTTCCGCTCTGGACGTTTCTACCCAGAAGGAAGTGATCTCCATGATCTTCGATCTTCTGGACAAGGGCATCTTCAGCACCATGATCTTCATTACCCACGAACTTCCCCTCCTGTACCATGTGGCAGACAACATCGCCATCATGTACGCTGGTGAAATTGTTGAAATGGGTACTGCAGAACAGGTGGTTAAGGATCCTCGTCATCCCTACACCCAGGCACTCATGGGCGCAATGCTCTCTACCGAAGCTTCCCAGCGTACTCGCCATCCGGAAGCTATCGAAGGTGCTCCTCCCAGCCTCAAGAACAAGATCGTGGGTTGCCGCTTTGCTCCCCGCTGCAAGAAGGCATGCCCGGATTGCAAGAAGAATACTCAGAACATCCGCATTGTTGGCGGTCGTCAGGTGAGGTGCGATTATGCTGTCTAA
- a CDS encoding ABC transporter permease — translation MGKLFRNLLKSPMFVVGISIFVLTLLIAIFGPIFYSVDTHARDILAGPYAGSSASHLLGTDHLGRDYVSLLIEGLGNSLYVGFLAGIIATTLGVLIGLFGGFRGGWIDEVLNMFTNLFIVIPQFVILVLISSAFKDGRSLTLIGVVIGLTAWSWSARAVRAQASSLRSRDHISLARINGASTLTIVIKHVLPYLLSYVFMVFIMQVGSGILSEASISMIGLGPVDTTSLGIILNQAKDNGALADSIWIAFLPATLVVTLTVFSLYLINTSMEGVFNPRLRK, via the coding sequence ATGGGAAAGCTCTTTAGAAACCTTCTCAAGTCTCCGATGTTCGTCGTCGGTATCTCTATCTTCGTGCTCACCCTGTTGATCGCAATCTTTGGACCGATCTTCTACAGCGTGGACACTCATGCTCGTGACATTCTCGCTGGTCCCTATGCTGGCTCTAGCGCATCTCACCTGCTGGGCACCGACCACCTGGGTCGTGACTATGTCTCCCTGCTGATCGAAGGCCTGGGTAACTCTCTCTATGTGGGTTTCCTTGCCGGTATCATCGCTACTACTCTCGGTGTTCTCATTGGTCTGTTTGGCGGTTTCCGCGGCGGCTGGATTGACGAAGTCCTGAACATGTTCACCAACCTGTTCATCGTGATCCCGCAGTTCGTGATTCTCGTGCTCATCAGCTCTGCTTTCAAGGATGGCCGTTCCCTGACCCTGATCGGCGTGGTGATTGGTCTTACCGCTTGGAGCTGGTCTGCTCGTGCAGTCCGCGCACAGGCTTCTTCTCTGCGTAGCCGTGACCATATCTCCCTTGCCCGCATTAACGGTGCAAGCACCCTGACCATCGTGATCAAGCATGTGCTTCCGTACTTGCTGTCCTACGTGTTCATGGTGTTCATCATGCAGGTGGGTTCCGGTATTCTTTCTGAAGCTTCCATTTCCATGATCGGTCTTGGTCCTGTGGATACCACTTCTCTGGGGATCATCCTGAACCAGGCTAAGGATAACGGCGCTCTTGCTGACTCCATCTGGATCGCATTCCTGCCGGCAACTCTGGTCGTTACTCTGACCGTGTTCTCCTTGTACCTGATCAATACTTCTATGGAAGGCGTCTTTAACCCGCGTCTGCGCAAGTAA
- a CDS encoding ABC transporter permease: protein MLKQYPMLRYVLQKGFWYLLTFVFAVALNFALPRVGGSDPVDIIMGQAGKGLSPTEAQLKKAELLVSFGMAELDDQGNAVYEPELDANGQMVTKKVAKLDENGQPVVKKSIVKDVDAEGNPVLVERQKLDENGEPVFEEKPVLNKKGKPVMIKDKKTKKKVAQVEKIAVMEKVQSEHEQIDTIMVDEVVMKTEPKRASAISQFFAYIGNVFKGDLGKSYTNNTEVTTIIKNALPWTLLIQAPTILLGWIIGNLLGAFAAYKRGIFDKVFFPVAMFLNGVPYFVFGMLLVALFSITLGWFPAVGNMSPDISEFSFSWTCIKSVGWYYILPFFSCFPILLSGQATGMRSMSIYELGTDYMKYAKWLGLREGKIISYVFRNAMLPQLTGLAQSLGAMVGGALITEMIFSYPGLGMAMLDAINKQDYATIQGCTLMISTCVLIANFAVDVLIAIFDPRVKAGLQMGGK, encoded by the coding sequence ATGCTTAAACAATATCCTATGCTACGCTATGTCCTGCAGAAGGGGTTCTGGTATCTCCTGACCTTCGTCTTTGCAGTGGCATTGAACTTTGCTCTGCCCCGCGTGGGCGGTAGCGATCCGGTCGACATCATTATGGGTCAGGCCGGTAAGGGCCTTTCTCCCACTGAAGCTCAGTTGAAGAAGGCTGAACTCCTGGTTTCCTTCGGCATGGCTGAACTGGACGATCAGGGTAACGCTGTTTACGAACCGGAACTGGACGCCAACGGCCAGATGGTTACCAAGAAGGTTGCCAAGCTGGACGAAAACGGTCAGCCCGTTGTTAAGAAGTCTATCGTCAAGGACGTTGACGCTGAAGGTAATCCGGTTCTGGTTGAACGCCAGAAGCTGGACGAAAACGGCGAACCCGTCTTCGAAGAAAAGCCTGTCCTGAACAAGAAGGGCAAGCCGGTGATGATCAAGGACAAGAAGACCAAGAAGAAGGTCGCTCAGGTCGAAAAGATCGCCGTCATGGAAAAGGTTCAGTCTGAACACGAACAGATCGACACCATCATGGTGGACGAAGTCGTGATGAAGACCGAACCCAAGCGTGCTTCCGCTATTTCTCAGTTCTTTGCTTACATTGGCAACGTGTTCAAGGGTGACCTTGGCAAGTCCTATACCAACAACACTGAAGTTACCACCATCATCAAGAATGCTCTGCCCTGGACCCTCCTGATTCAGGCTCCCACCATTCTTCTCGGCTGGATCATCGGTAACCTCCTGGGTGCTTTCGCTGCTTACAAGCGCGGCATCTTCGATAAGGTGTTCTTCCCGGTTGCAATGTTCCTCAACGGTGTTCCGTACTTCGTGTTCGGTATGCTCTTGGTGGCACTGTTCTCCATCACTCTCGGCTGGTTCCCGGCTGTGGGTAACATGAGCCCGGATATTTCTGAATTCTCCTTCTCCTGGACCTGCATCAAGAGCGTTGGCTGGTACTACATCCTTCCGTTCTTCTCTTGCTTCCCCATCCTTCTTTCCGGTCAGGCTACCGGTATGCGTTCCATGTCCATCTATGAACTTGGTACCGACTACATGAAGTATGCTAAGTGGCTGGGTCTTCGCGAAGGCAAGATTATTTCCTATGTGTTCCGTAATGCAATGCTCCCGCAGCTCACCGGTCTGGCTCAGTCCCTCGGTGCAATGGTGGGTGGCGCACTCATTACCGAAATGATCTTCTCTTACCCGGGCCTCGGCATGGCTATGCTCGACGCCATTAACAAGCAGGACTACGCTACCATCCAGGGTTGTACCTTGATGATCTCTACCTGCGTGCTTATTGCTAACTTCGCCGTTGACGTGTTGATCGCAATCTTCGACCCGCGCGTTAAGGCTGGTCTCCAGATGGGAGGTAAGTAA